The segment AGCTGACTACAAACTCACAAGATATGATGGATGGGCTTCATTTTGTATCTAACTCCCATATTCCAAATGAAAATaccaaacacatttattcagaaAGTCAGCTATCTGGCAGCAGGAAAAGATTTAATCAACTAATATTAGAAGCtacactcatttaaaaaaaaaaaaaaaaaagcaataaaaactataaaacacattgtgtgtaatgtgaaatttgAGATCCCAAAACCTAATTGTTGCACTATTATTACCTTggtctgaaaaaaaattaagaaattaaGATGcctctttaaacaaaacaaaacaaaatcagctgtAATATTAATTACCAACAACTCAGTGCTATAGGTCTCTGTCCTGGTAATTATCTGCGTTACTGAACTGCAGAGGAActtggtaaaatatttaataatacaATAGTAATACTCTTTTAAGGTGAGAGAAGAATGGCTGGTTAAAATAGTCGTAAAATGGAAGCTCGAATATCTGTGATTAAGTCCTGTTAAAGGAGTTTAGATGTAAGTGCTTTTACTAAAGAATATTTATTAGTGAGTAGCAAAATAAATGGCCTCTAATCTGAAGATGTTGTGGCAGCAATACCACTAACCCCTGAGCTGAGAATGCTGTTAACATTTTGAATAGAGATGCTTAttagttgtattttaaaatgatactAATAACACAACTTCTATCATTTCACCAGGTCAAACGTCGGTCCAGAAGGTTCTGCTGGAGAGTCGAGCAACAGGCGTCTGCAGCAGACTCAGGCCCAGGTGGATGAGGTAAGCTGTATTtaatgaatcaataaaaaaacattttaatctcagtttttatcattatatCTTTCATTTATGTAGACTTCTTGGCCCTGCAAATTAGATCTTGATCTTAATGGGTTTTTAATCTGGTTAaacagaggaaaatgaaaaattcaTATTCTCTCAGGTGATTTATATATTAGTAGAAGAATATGCtaattctttgcatttttttttcgttgttgcttttattcttttaagaaaacaatcaaaatagcACCAGAATGCTATTTTTGAATtgccatgttttattcatgcagtCGAGCTTGTTATTTGCTTCCCACGACATCAAAAGGAATTTTACCTAAAATGACTTTCCGAGTGTAGTTTTTAGCTCAGTGTGGCGCAGAAACCGGcataaatcaggaaaaaaaaaatgctgtgattCACCCTGTAGAGCCCCCTAATGCTCCACCTCCACTCGTCAGTTCTTAAGCcttaaaaaatactgagttgaagcctttttttcctttagttttaagATACTCTACTCTTAACAGTGTCAGTGTTATTAGCATCAGGTAATAATCCCCGTTACgcctctccctctcccccccTCTTGAGGTTCGCCCCTCCCCCACAGAACTTTAATCTCAGCACGTCACACAGAGTATCCGATTGGTTGTCAGACGTTTATGTAATCATCATCTCTGCGCTTATGTAAGGTCTGCATGAGCTTACACACTCCTCTCGCATGCGGCTCTGCGTGAGAGGAGGGGCGGCCGTGCGGTTTGTGGATCAGTGGAACATATGGGCTTTGTGTATTCTGTGGTGCTGTGTGCGCACACTTGTTTACCTGACCCGAGGTAAACTGTGCTAGCAAAATAAAACCCGCATATGATTCTGCAATTTCCCCGCAAGACGTGATCTGTCTTGATTGGCAGGGTTGTTGGGTAACATTGCCTGAGGATGTTTCACATTTGAAGCTGTTACGTCATCCTGTTTTTCACACTTTGCAtgtttgtgaaacttttttgtgcactttaaatataaggaaaataaaataaaagaaaaagcaagttAAGGTACAATCCCACCCATCACTCAGATTATGTACATTTTCTGtgcgctcttttttttttccccctccctttTGAACAGGTAGTGGATATTATGCGTGTAAATGTGGACAAGGTGCTGGAGCGAGATCAGAAGCTGTCTGAACTGGATGACAGAGCAGACGCCCTGCAGGCTGGAGCCTCCCAGTTCGAGACCAGTGCTGCTAAACTGAAAAGGAAGTACTGGTGGAAGAACTGCAAGGTAACTTCACTGTCATGTCCACAAAGAAGACTCTACCTAATCTTAACTGGACCACGGTTCCACTATGAATGGAAAAACTT is part of the Kryptolebias marmoratus isolate JLee-2015 linkage group LG4, ASM164957v2, whole genome shotgun sequence genome and harbors:
- the vamp3 gene encoding vesicle-associated membrane protein 3 gives rise to the protein MSNVGPEGSAGESSNRRLQQTQAQVDEVVDIMRVNVDKVLERDQKLSELDDRADALQAGASQFETSAAKLKRKYWWKNCKMWAILIAVIVIIIVIIIIWSRS